Proteins from a genomic interval of Oceanispirochaeta crateris:
- a CDS encoding ABC transporter permease — MLRYILKRILQAVPLIILISIITFGLIQLAPYDAIDAITTPDMSLEYIEVLKEVNGLNEPIYIQYFIWAKNAIRGDFGYSLVTHSNIKQALSDRIPNSMLLIVPSYIIALIIAVILGLLAGSNRGRWIDRAVDGFCSIAISAPSFWVGLILIYFLSYKLNLFPSFGMYTPGSPRTTSNLLAHMVVPGLTLVIALLPQMIRYVRSSTIGQLSEDYVMVQKAFGATSHNILFRHILKNVLLPLVTLVGMSLPMLVTGAFVTESVFSWPGVGPYFLAAIRGFDYPIIMSILALSSSLVIIGNLLADILYNLIDTRIKEMNQ, encoded by the coding sequence AAAAAGGATATTGCAGGCTGTACCTCTTATTATCCTCATTTCTATCATTACATTCGGGCTTATTCAGCTGGCGCCTTATGATGCCATTGATGCAATTACAACACCGGATATGTCCCTTGAATACATAGAGGTTCTCAAAGAAGTTAACGGCTTGAATGAACCAATATATATCCAATATTTTATTTGGGCAAAAAATGCAATTAGAGGTGATTTCGGTTACTCATTAGTGACTCATTCAAATATTAAACAGGCCTTGTCGGATCGAATACCCAATTCCATGCTACTGATTGTTCCTTCCTATATTATTGCTTTAATTATAGCCGTAATTCTAGGACTCCTTGCAGGATCAAATCGAGGTCGATGGATCGACCGGGCTGTCGATGGTTTTTGCTCAATAGCGATTTCCGCCCCTTCATTCTGGGTTGGCCTCATACTGATTTACTTCCTCTCCTACAAACTGAACCTCTTTCCCTCATTCGGTATGTACACACCTGGTTCGCCCAGGACGACATCCAACCTCCTTGCTCACATGGTTGTGCCCGGGCTGACCCTGGTTATTGCGTTACTGCCTCAAATGATCAGATATGTGCGAAGCTCTACAATCGGACAACTCTCGGAGGACTATGTGATGGTGCAAAAAGCCTTCGGCGCCACAAGTCACAATATTTTGTTCAGGCATATTCTAAAGAATGTTCTTCTGCCGCTGGTAACCTTGGTTGGAATGTCTCTTCCCATGCTCGTAACCGGTGCTTTTGTAACAGAATCTGTTTTTTCCTGGCCGGGGGTAGGACCATATTTTTTGGCAGCTATCAGGGGGTTCGATTATCCCATCATCATGAGTATTCTAGCCTTATCATCCAGTCTGGTTATAATTGGAAATCTTCTTGCGGATATTCTCTACAACCTGATTGATACGAGAATTAAGGAGATGAACCAGTGA
- a CDS encoding ABC transporter permease: MKNRRFEIFKEELKNDKWAIFAFVLLIIMILASLLAPLLPHDPNEVNISLMKDTPSLTHWFGTDELGRDYFTRVLYGGRVSLMVGILAMMTSVIIGTLIGTVSGYWGGAVENILMRFVDVLSAIPWMILVTIISIFIQGGIWAIIIVIGGFSWMGAARLVRAETLSLKQREYVLYASASGERNYRIIRKHILPGIYPTIVVTATIFIPHAIIIESTLSFLGLGVKAPTSSWGSMLKNAQGFLMDVPHLAIIPGLMILIIVYCFNKLGDVLRAVVEPKTMGA; the protein is encoded by the coding sequence GTGAAGAACAGACGCTTTGAGATATTCAAGGAAGAATTAAAAAATGACAAATGGGCCATCTTTGCTTTCGTTTTGCTGATCATCATGATACTGGCATCCCTTCTTGCTCCACTACTTCCTCATGATCCCAATGAAGTCAATATCAGTTTGATGAAAGACACCCCCAGCCTAACCCACTGGTTCGGTACAGACGAACTGGGACGAGACTATTTTACCCGGGTTCTTTATGGTGGCAGAGTATCACTCATGGTTGGTATTCTTGCCATGATGACCTCAGTCATCATAGGAACTCTAATCGGAACAGTCAGCGGCTACTGGGGTGGTGCTGTAGAGAACATCCTCATGCGTTTTGTGGATGTTCTCTCGGCGATCCCCTGGATGATTCTGGTAACTATAATCAGTATTTTTATCCAAGGGGGAATCTGGGCTATTATTATCGTGATAGGTGGATTCAGCTGGATGGGAGCCGCTCGTCTAGTTAGAGCAGAAACCCTATCGCTGAAACAGCGGGAGTATGTACTTTATGCATCCGCTTCGGGAGAGCGAAACTACAGAATTATCAGAAAACACATCCTGCCGGGAATCTATCCCACCATTGTTGTGACTGCCACCATTTTTATTCCCCATGCCATTATTATTGAATCCACATTGAGTTTTCTCGGTTTAGGCGTCAAGGCACCGACCTCTTCATGGGGAAGCATGTTGAAAAACGCTCAGGGTTTTCTCATGGATGTGCCTCATCTGGCGATCATTCCGGGTCTGATGATCCTGATAATCGTCTACTGTTTTAATAAGCTGGGCGATGTATTGCGCGCTGTTGTAGAACCGAAGACCATGGGAGCCTAG